The genomic DNA AAATGTGGCTTCTTCTCCTGTTCCCTGTAATTCTATAAATTCACCTTTATCGTTCATTACAATGTTCATATCCACATCTGCCCGAAAATCCTCTTCATATTCCAAATCCAGAAGAATTTCATTTTTGACTTTTCCGACACTTACCGCAGCAACTTTTGAATTAATAGGTATTTCAGTCAACTTTCCTTCATCAATGAGCTTTTCAACGGCAAGTTCCAAAGCCAGATATCCTCCCGTAATAGAGGCTGTCCTTGTCCCTCCGTCAGCCTGTATCACATCACAATCAATAATAACTGTTCTTTCTCCTAACTTTTCAAGATTGACTGCAGCCCTTAAAGCCCTCCCGATTAAACGCTGTATTTCCATAGTTCTGCCCATTAATTTCCCTTTTCCCGATTCACGCTGCACACGATTACTGGTAGCCCTCGGAAGCATACTGTATTCTGCAGTAATCCATCCCGTTCCTGTTCCTCTTAAAAAAGGCGGCACTTTTTCCTCAACGGTGGCATTACAGATAACTTTAGTATTGCCAAACTCTATAAGCACAGAGCCCTCAGGGTGTATAATATAATTTTTTGTAACTTTTATTTCTCTCATTTCATCATTTTTTCTATTTACTCTCACCGATATTTCTCCTTATTAATTCTCTGTTTTTGTATACAAAGGGAATTTCTTCGTCAATTCCAAAACTTCATTTTTTACTTCTTTTATTTTTTCTTCGTCATTTACATTTTCCAGTACTTTTAATATCATACGTGCAATTTCAGCCGTTTCTTTTTCTTTCA from Leptotrichia sp. OH3620_COT-345 includes the following:
- the rph gene encoding ribonuclease PH, whose protein sequence is MRVNRKNDEMREIKVTKNYIIHPEGSVLIEFGNTKVICNATVEEKVPPFLRGTGTGWITAEYSMLPRATSNRVQRESGKGKLMGRTMEIQRLIGRALRAAVNLEKLGERTVIIDCDVIQADGGTRTASITGGYLALELAVEKLIDEGKLTEIPINSKVAAVSVGKVKNEILLDLEYEEDFRADVDMNIVMNDKGEFIELQGTGEEATFTQDELLKFIEISRKGFEKLFKL